tcctcggGTGTGGTGACAGGACTGAGGGCTTCGTCCAGGTGTGGGGGACGCAGGTGGACCAGAGGCCGTTTCCGCCGCCTTAGCGCTCCTGCCCGGAGAGCCCTGGCCTTGGGGGACTGTCTGTGGGACTCGGCTAGGACTGCTTCCACTTTACTCAGCTCCAGCTCTGCATAGAGGAATAGGCTATTGTTGTTTTCCAGGTTGTGTGACACTGTATGGTATTCAAAGGCTGTGTCCTACTAAAACATGCAAAGACTCAACAGCATGCCTGCCACTACATTTGACTCCTTTGTTATGATTGATTGTCAAGACAACTAGAGTCCAaaagttttttaatttttactaTTCTGTTACCTGGTAAGTATGTTATGGGTAAGCTTAAGTGGAAACAGACTGGAATGCCAGCTAGAGGATTAAGCAGACTGACTTCATGGCTCACACTCTCTGAGGTAAATACTTTAATAATTTATCTTAGAGAACAATCATTAAAGACATTCCAGACACTCAAGTGAGAATACAAACACATGTcggtttgaaatgttttcagctATATAAATCCTTAGCCTTTTATGACCACCCGTGTCTTGCCAgcttacattgttttgttatgCAGATTCTTGATGCACAGTGGGCAGGATTGTTTATCAGGCTATTCAAAGCCATTACCAAATATTAGATTCTACGTTCAATCCTAGTCCAACTGACCTAAGTGCCTGAAGTACTCGTCCAGGCCACTCCAGAAGTTTCTCTCAATGAAACCCTTGACCAGCCCCCAGGGCTGTTTCTTGTAGCGCAACTCTGTGGACACCCTGCAGGACACATGCGCAAACACATATTTGAACTACATGTACACTTGCTTGGTACACTGTATGCATCAAGGGTACAATCAATTTCACCTAAGGTCAAGTACTGGATCATCAAGGCTGTTTGGTTGTGAGAAAACCTTGTGAAACAGTGAAATGTATCGATACTAAGTCAACTGGTCCAAACTACTTTGTGTTGTAAATCCTCTTGCTGCAGTGTAGCCTACTGAACAACACCCTGATGGGAATGTGAGGAGTCAGGCGGTGAAGCACCCATCTACACTCACAGGAATTACAGAAGGAAAAATATCTCACCTTAGCCGACACTTATTCTTGGCCACTCTGGTGAGCATGTAGCGGTTTAGGGTGTAGAAGTAGTCATGATAGGGGACATCGTGTGCTATGACTTCGGCATCTATGATGTAGCACTCGCTCTCTTGGCTCGCCTTGTACAGTGTCTAGAACATACAATTTCTGTTGTGTTAGCGATCTGAAGCACACCGTGTTCATATAACACTAATTCGGTGGGCTGAATTTGTATGTTACGAATTGGATTGAAATTGAAACTGCCACAACCTGCTATTGCCACTGGGAGGCTCCACTCACCTGAGTTTCAGTGACGGTGGCCGTCTTGGGGGCCAGGGGGTTGGTGAGGGAGATGGTGTACATGATCTCTCTGGTCTGGTTGCCGGtctcctctttgtctttcttccAGGGGTGATAGACCACGTCTAGACGAAGAATAAATGTGGAAGGAAACATCAAGCCCTGCTTGTTTGACCTCAGGAAACATCAAACCCTGCTTGTTTGACCTCAGCTCAGGTTTaagactgacacaaacacaaacacacacacgcccatgTTTTTACCCATGTTCTCATGGGTAGTGTGGTCTTACCTGAGAACCGTCTCTGTTCCAGGAAGTCCCTCATGAACGTGGATTCAGTGAACAGGATGTCGTACAACTTGTCGACGCTGAACTGGTACACCTCATTTATGTACTGCCTCCCATTCAGGTCCTCATGGAAAGCCTGCACCTCCCCTGATGATCAAACAGAAGACGAGGAACGAGAGGACGTGTGAGtgagtgcgtgtgcgcgcgtgtgtttgtgtgagtgagtgaaagaGTTAGCGCGAGTTAGCGGCCGCGCGTGTATGCGTCTGCGTTTGGAGACCTTCGTCGTGCGTCCCGGAGGAGTCGCTGAGCTCGGTGGGGAGGTCCTCGTTGTCGTTGAAGTCCAGCGAGGGCGAGGCGGCAGGGCTGCTGTGACCGCTGCTCTGGTTGTCCAGCCGAGGCAACGGGAGGGACAGGACTTCACCATCggggagacacacagagaactCGTCCACGTTGGCCAGGTCAAACTACAAGAGTCAAAGGTTAAGGGTCAAACCATCGCCCTAGATCAGTGCCCTATGGCACAAACTTGAAAGGTTTTAACTGGAGGCCATATAAAGTAAAGGCTGGTAAGTGTCCAGTGGTTCTCACAGGGAGGAGCGGGTCCAAGGCGCCCGGGCACGGGAGGGCGTTGTTGGGGAAGGCTCTGGGGGACAACAGGGGGCTGGTGTCGCCTTTGGCGTCGGGACTCTTGGCAAGGGTGGCGGCGTCGTTGGCGTCGTTCTCCTCCACGGGCAGCTCCTCGCAGTACCTACACCACGGGGAGGCGCAACAGCTGTAGGTGAAGGTTATCAGCTCGGAGAACGGCACCGTCGCTTCATGGTACATGGTCCAGGTAGGTGGTGTGACTGGGTGGGAACGGTTGGGGTGGCTTGTGGGAACGGGTGGGGTGACTGGTGGGAATGGGTGGGGTGTCTGGTGGGAACGGGTGGGATGTCTGGTGGGAACGGGTGGGGTGACTGGTGGGAACGGGTGGGGTGTCTGGTGGGAACGGGTGGGGTGACTGGTGGGAACGGGTGGGGTGTCTGGTGGGAACGGGTGGGGTGACTGGTGGGAACGGGTGGGGTGACTGGTGGGAACGGGTGGGGTGTCTGGTGGGAACGGGTGGGGTGACTGGTGGGAACGGGTGGGGTGTCTGGTGGGAACGGGTGGGGTGTCTGGTGGGAACGGGTGGGGTGACTGGAGGGGTGTCTGGTGGGGTGACTGGAGGGAATAGGTGTAGGGTAGTTTCTGTGTCTGCGTAGTTTGTGTGCCAACCATAATTAATATAGTGTAGGCACAGAAAGGGTTCAATAAGGGGTTTTCAGTTATCCATGTGGTGTGGAGAAGATCCCCAGGGTCAGCTGAAGAACCTTGATGGAATGAAAATTCCCTCCAGTTGGAGTTCCCTAACACCATATGactgtgacacaaacacactgtaatcGTGGCCAATCACAACACAACTACCCAGAATGCTAAAGGACAAGGTGGAGTTACAAGCAGTGGGTGAGAGTAGGTAATATCCAGTAGGGATTTGAGGTATGGAAGATGCACTGCAAAGAATATATGGCTTATCAAGTATATTTCTTATTATCCTTAAAATGtggtatatttttcttaacaagcaAGATTATACTGCTCGTTTTTAGAAAATGTGCCTTtaatgttgtgtaattttcCTGGTTCCATTGGCAAAATTGTTTGTCAATGGACAAAATTGTTTGtcgcgtttgtgtgtgtgtgtgtgtggggggggttaaAACTCACCCCATGGTGTTGAAGTCATCATCTGGTGGCACATAGTCCTCATCATCACTGGTCAGACCCAGCTCGTTACCATAACACTGATGGACAAAATGCCACAACTCTTTGGGACACAAGGGCTGAGAGAAAGcaatagagggacagagagcaaggaaagagaggaaagagtgaaaagggagaaaagagagagaatagaggGAAGGTAAAGAAAGATAAGGATAAGAAGTCGCTCTGAATACAATTTCTGCTTAATGACTAACTAAACTTTACATGTAGGAAATCAGTGTATGAGAAGAGCAAAAGACACCCACTGTGactgcaaataaaatgtaaaaatataattcaacTACCACACATAAAACTGCAATACCTTCTCTAGCAGAGCATTCTGCCATAGCCTGAACATCATCATGTACGTCCGATCCCTTGCTCCGAACGAGGTGAAAAAGTGCTGTGGAAAGCAAGAAAAGGACATCATCAACTTGAAAATGTGGCAATATTGCCATGTAGCAATATGAAATAATGACTATAGTGTCAGAGTCATGTACAGCAGACCAAGGTTCCAACTCTGGTTATGGGCGCACATGTCAGTGCGCGTGTCTGGTACTGACCTTGTCATTGTCAGTGCACAGCTGGATGGCATTGGGAATGAGTCGGGCCGTCTTCTCCTTGGTCATGCTGCAGATGTCCTTTAGACGAACCGTCAGCTGCATGCATGGGGAAACAACACGCTGAAGACTACAAATACCACAATTAAACCCACTACCCTGGCTTAACCAGCGCCACACTTGACCAGCTGTGCTAAAAAGGACTAAGCATGCTTAGTTTTGGTATAAAGTTAAGGGAAATGTATTGCAACAATCTAGATGCAATCATGGTACATGATCTTTGATTGCATCAGTCAATACCAGTCAACCAGGGACATCCTATGGATTCCAGCAGGATGTGCTTTGGATGACACATATCTCAACATCGACTGTCCTGGTTCTGCTGGGAGTTGCTCAGATGAAGAAGGGCCTTaatcatacactgaacaaaattataaacggaacaattttgtttttgcttccatttatcatgagctgaactcaaagatctaagatcTAAgactatgtacacaaaaggcctatttctctacagtattgttcacaaatctgtctaaatctgtgttagttaGCACTTAACATTTGCAGatataatccatccacctcacaggtgtggcatatcaagatgcggattagacagcatgattattgcaaaggtgtgccttaggctggccacaataaaaggtcactctaaaatgtgcagtttcatcacacagcacaattcCACAGATGccacaagttttgagggagcgtgcaattggcatgctgactgcaggaatttccaccagagctgttgcccgtgaattgaatgttcatttctctaccataagccatctccaaaggtgtttcagagaatttggcagtacatccaactggcctcacaaccgcagaccacgtgtaaccacaccagcccaggacctccacatccagcatcttcacctccaagatcgcctgagaccagccacccggacagctgctgcaacaatcggtttgcataaccaaagaatgtctgcacaaactgtcagaaactcagggaagctcatctgcatcctcgtcgtcctcatcggggtctcgacctgactgcaatTCGTCATTGTAACTGATTTGAGTGggaaaatgctcacattcgatggcatctggcacttgggagaggtgttctcttcacggattaatcccggtggcggtggggttatggtatgggcaggcgtgtgttatggacaacaaacacaggtgcattttattgatggcattttaaatgcacagagataccgtgacgagatcctgaggtccattgttgtgccattcatccacgaccatcacctcatgttacagcatgataatgcacggccccatgttgcaaggatctgtagacaattcctggaagctgaaaacatcccagttcttgcatggccagcatactcactggacatgtcacccattgagcatgcttgggatgctctggatcggcatatacaacagcgtgttccaggtcctgcaaatatccagcaacttcgcacagccattgaagagtggaccaacattccacaatcaacaacctgatcaactctatgcaaaggagatgtgttgcacagcgtgaggcaaatggtggtcacaccagatactgactggttttctgaCCCCCCCCTGACCCctccaatacagtgaaactgcacatttcagagtggccttttattgtggccagcctaaggcacacctgtgcaataatttaatcagcttcttgatatgccactcctgtgaggtggatggattatacagtggggagagcaagtatttgatacactgccaattttgcaggttttcctacgtacaaacacctgtccacacactcaaacagactccaacctctccacaatggccaagaccagagagctgtgtaaggacatcagggataaaattgtagacctgcacaaggctgggatgggctacaggacaataggcaagcagcttggtgagaaggcaacaactgttggcgcaattattagaaaatggaagaagccttttggtctaaactccactcgccgtgtttggaggaagaaggaggatgagtacaaccccaagaacaccatctcaaccatgaagcatggaggtggaaacataattctttggggatgcttttctgcaaaggggacaggacgactgcaccctatttggggggaggatggattgggccatgtattgcgagatcttggccaacaacctccttccctcagtaagtgcattgaagatgggtcgtggcagggtcttccagcatgacaacgacccgaaacacaccgccagggcaactaaggagtggctccgtaagaagcatctcaaggtcctggagtggcctagccagtctccagacctgaacccaatagaaaatctttggagggagctgaaagtctgtattgcccagcgacagcccagaaacctgaaggatctggagaaggtctgtatggaggagtgggccaaaatccctgctgcagtgtgtgcaaacctggtcaagaactacaggaaacgtatgatctctgtagttgcaaacaaaggtttctgtaccaaatattaagttctgcttttctgatgtatcaaatacttgtcatgcaataaaatgctaatgaattactttataattactttaaatacaatgtgattttctggatttttattttagattccgtcactcacagttgaagagtacctatgacagacctctacatgctttgtaagtgggaaaacctgcaaaatcggcactatatcaaatatttgttctctcCACAGtattggcaaaggagaagtgctcactaacacagatttagaccgatttgtgaacaatatttgagagaaataggccttgaTAAATGGGgtcaaaaacaagtgttgcatttataattttgttcattgtatATGGGATATTATGAAACTGGGATACAATTAAAGACCCACCTTTTTAGTCAGGCCTTTTATAGTATTTTACAGATCCTCTGTGCTTATATAATTATCCTGTGAATACCTTTTACTGCTTctctttttttaagtaatttaaggTAAGTGTGCTGCCGagtttcatttgatttgattaattGTCAAAATAAAGGGAACACCAACCTAAAGTGTTTTAACGGGGCGTTGAGCCACCACAGGCTACCAGAATCACTTCACGGAACCATTCAATTGTCAGGAACACTAATGGAGGAATGTGACACCATAATAAATGACATAATTTGGTTTTGTTCTTGGTGGTTGCTGTCTCATGCTCTGCACACTTGGGTTGATATCTGACGACCGAGACAGCCATGCCGTTTACAATGTTTTCACGCTCACTGAACCCTCAGTAATAACCTGTGTCTTGTGGATGGGGGCAGTCATCTAAAGGGGGCATATCCATGTTAGACGTAAAATAAAGGGCAACTGGGTCCACGCAGCATTTTTCCACAGGCATGAATGGGTGTTAGGAACTGATGTGCACCTGTGTGAGAGCACCGGCTATAAACATACTTTGCTTTTTCTCATTTACACATGTTAAAGACACTTGATAAAGACACGTGTCTTTTATCTGGTGCAGGTGTAGTGTTATCATTCCCGGcatgaaccacacacacagctccccaACAAACAACAGGGTTTATTCCCAGTTCCTACCACGGTTTCCCCGCCCCACTGTCTACCCATCAGTTTCCTACTTTCTAAACAATGTGGTATTTATTTTGGTATTCATACATAGACTGTGTAGGTCCCATGTGGTTTGGTGAGTAGAAATAAGCACATGCCAAACCAGGACTCATGTTTCATATCTGATGAGGGAAAAGCAccaagaaaaagaaatccaaaaCATGGTTAGAGAAATAAAAGTAATTGTGGATAAGAGCTTCAACTGAACTACTAAAATGTATGAAGGTAATTTTGAACATTGTGTAGTAAGACACAGAGTAACCCAGTACAAAAAAAGTCTAAAGTCCATACCAGCGTTTCCCAGCGAAAGATGTTGCTATAGAAACAGATCCAGTTTTCTGAGACATAAAGACGCCCCTGCAGCAGGATATCTCTCTGCAGAGCACAGGAGTAGTCTACCACAGGATGAAAGGACAATGttacataaataaacattaactatACTAAATGAATGTGCATATATAGATATGCAGATatgtatacactgtatatatacagcgcCTCACAAAAGCATTCTCACCGCTGTGCAATTCTATCATCTTACTAAATTACAAAACGTACCTTGATATTTCACTGACGAATTagctttattattttaatttttaaataCCAACACTTAAAATCTATTATTGTATGCTGATATTGGTTTTATGTTAAGAAatgttagtaaaaaaaaaaaagtatacaattaATGGTCTGCAAGCAACATATtctttacaaatatttcccaacataaaacaaatatatctaTCCAGTCATCTCATTGCCAAAATCTGAAAAATGCTAGATTGCTCATATTGGAGGATTGTTATAAGCCCAGGTTCTTAAAACATGGGCCCTGTTCATGACAGATTAAACAATCCAGTTCAAAAAATTTGTTGTCTACTATGGTTGGCTCTTgaaaccaagcgtgccgcacaagccctgaaaagtgaagccaaaacgtctcgatcgccccctggtgagtggtcccagtataggtcataaaccccgccctccccatgttattcaatgggacgcgagatcaactaaacaattaaattacccttcaaatatattttttccgaagctggtttctgtcatttactgtagtttgtatcacgctaatgtaaattcaagagtttgtttttaaaataagtttgtttttagttagttatttaatgctctaaaaacggtggtgtgacgtcgtgattcacagctgtgattgacagctatctgagccgaggagccactgaatcttcggaggactgaggagattggaactttacatttaatctctaaatttctataattgatataatttcacacggacataatgggttgttctgcagtacattgtgctaaccgatctggcatttccaatcgatctttgaatttttttcggtaagttacatttataagctatttaattagtaaataaatgtaatgggctagctaacgttagctaaaagacaacaagcctcgttaatagccatgttaatagctagcaggtgatcgttagctagaagttaccaattatttttgtattaggcctattctaaattaaggttaaacatgatgtaagttaggctataacatatcgtctaggtttaacaagcaaaggttgtactgtacttggacttgcgattgattacggtatgcgcattctgcgagggagagtgagggcggggcacaggggtggcgccgttgatttcgcggctttacggctttacttccttctcgctactgcgcataactactgcgcagaactggtcccaagatcgctatctgcgcagacgcaagtacaagatgtccgcgccgtatcaggacactggtggcttcatttttcaccaatggaaaagagcgaaagggcgtcgtccattatatatacagtctatgcttGAAACTTGTATTTGCTATACATGTGCAGTTTCATTttgtaacatttaaaacagttaaTTTCACTGAATACACTGGATCCATGCATACAGACATCAGTAGTTTTAAATCACTTATAAATCAACTGAGGACATAGAAAATAAAAGCTGGGCATGTTAAATAGGAGAAAACTGTTTTTGTGAGAAGGGTTTACGATTTGAAGAACAAAGATGTCCTTATTCTGTTCCCTTCTGAACACCACCACCAAGGGTGATagagaataaataaatacatttccatcGTTTATTTTCATATAACTCACCCACGATTAGGCGTTCTGAGTCAGGTAGCTGCTTGAAGAGTTTCCTGAAGTCCTCATTGCGTTGCTTATAAGTGGGACTCAATACCTGTagatgaaaaacacaaaacacattaaaagaGGGACAACCTATTATGAAAAATAACTTGTTCATAAATACTCCACACATAAATATACAAACAGATATAAAAACACGACGGCCTGCGCGATGAAATGATAGTAGCTATTAGGGGCAGTTTTGCCAGGTTACTGCCCAAAACCAGcccaaaatgcctgaaaaccaGCCCAACAAAACTTAAGATGCAGTATGCATGTGGAGCCGCGAACCATACCGTAGCAGACGTCTGACTGTgataacagcatagaaacacacgCTATAGCATATAAAGACATAAATTATGCTGCTGCTGCGGTGAAGCTCAGAGGTAACCCAAAAACCCGCCACAAGCGACTTTTTCACCAGCGACATTGATGGAAAAGTAGCCCAGATATTCCAAGTTAGCTCACGAGATCGCATGAGACTCAGCAGACTTTGCAGTCCCAAGATGCAGTCTCCAAGCAGGAGAATGGCCAAAAATTACCCCACCCCCCAACTGGCTTCAAATTGTGACTAcagtcaaatactttttgtggCACTACTGATTTTGGCAGGCAAGAATATGGTCTTACCCTAATAGTTGAAATAGGAgaacattataaatataatttataaaaatatataaacatttcaGAGAAATTAAGGCTGAATTATTATCCTTACACTTTAGAAAACACTAGTCGAATACGAAATGGTGTGCTTTCCCACGCGATCAACCTgccttaaaaaaatctaatgaaacACAGCCAAACTGATCATCGATTGCTCCATGtatacaattaaattaaagcTTTTTGCTACGAAGCAAAATccagtttggggggggggtgtataatTTCGCCAGGAAGGAAAATGGCTTTgccgaaaaaaaaaaaaaaaatggggctagggtcaaatactttttgtggTAGTCAGGTGGTCAACATGAGCTACCAAAATGACTATGAAGTACGCCAGAGTCCCAAGATTGGGGGGGACGGGGGTAATTTCGGCAGGCAGGAAAACGGCTCTCCCCAAAATTGCTTCAAATTGTGACTACAGTCAAATACTTTATAGTATTTATAGAAAACAATAGTCGAATAAGAAATGGGCGATATTTTGTTTATAGTAATACACCTGAAACATAGCCAATCGAAAACTGCAGACAGTGCCTTCCCACGCGATCAGCCtggcttaaaaaaaaacaaatgaaacataGCCAAACGTGGTTATCGATTGCTGCCTTGATatacacaaataaattaaaGCTTTTTGCAACGATGTTCAATGAAATATGTAGGCTAAACTGTCCTCTCAACAAGGAAACAAGTCGCAGCAATGAGAATCAAGACAGCGCGCGTTCACGCGAATGGTGGAGATTTTCGGCAGGGGGGGATGATTTCGGCACAACACCGGCACTATTTTCTTACATCatttcatcttcatccgcttatccggtatcgggtcgcgggggcagcagctccagcagggcaccccaaacttccctttcccgagccacattttcTTACAGTGCTTAcatattgtttgtgtctgtctgtcacacttTCGCTCTTTCCACCGGGTACTAGGGATGGGCACAGAAAATTCGAATAACCGAAATGTATTTAGTAACCGAGTACTTGTGTGGGTATTCAATTTTGCTGCAATTTTTCTGGTTGCAATTAATAGACATatctaaacattttcatacgacgatataccatgacatttgaaaaatatataaagacgCTTTTAAGTTGTTTTTCTAACGTGCATCTACATACGTGTTTGTTGTAACAATCGTCAGTCAAAGCGGTAGTAGAGTGGTGGGGTCCAGTCAGTCAAAAAGACGCAAATGATAGCAAGTGGATGAAATTTTTCGAGGGAAGATTTCATATATTTAGGGGCCTACTGAAAATAATGTACCTTTGTAACGAGCGCCACAAAACGCTCGTTACATTTTGGCTATGGAACCAAGGTGTTTGAGACTGCAGGAAATAGTAAGTTAAGCAAATAGCATATTGCTGGCTAGCTCAGCTAACTAGCTTCCCTAAACTCTTAATCCAATAAACTCAATGTTATGTGTTGATCAATATTATCTTCTAATTATGTACCTACATACTCGCGCTTATCTTACACGAACACCAACTAAACCAATGTTGCACGAGAACGACATCCCCTCCTTTGCGCGTTATGTAGCAGCGCTCATGTTGTAGGCCTATCAGTAGTTTTTAAAACATGGTTTTCGGTAACCGAATACTATTAGGATAGTGAAATCTTGTACAAAACACATCCCTACCGGGTTACCAAAATGCTGCCACACAAACGATTTGAAAGTGACGGGGGCTGCTAATTTCACCCTCACACTCCGTCACGCTGATATATTTTTCAGCTCGACGAGAAATACCGCCACGTTTTAATATCGTGAGATCTCGTGGCACGCCTAGCTATAGATAATGGGTATGTTAGATAGTATATAATTTTGATCATAGCTCGTCAATATAAATGTAATCATTTATATTAATCGTATGCATCTTACAGGAATGAGTAACATCTAAAGCCACACGTCTCAGGAGTGCCCCTCTGCGTAAAGACATGGGCGGTGGTCTTAAAGTGTAATTAAGTGTCTCCAGACTTCTATGAAATATGACTTATAATTACTTT
This genomic window from Esox lucius isolate fEsoLuc1 chromosome 7, fEsoLuc1.pri, whole genome shotgun sequence contains:
- the gramd1ba gene encoding protein Aster-B isoform X9; this encodes MRGGGESQEKTDNQAMEPAFSMYTETDCESLSDSESIPQPQRQEPQVHWETWDWESERVPAVLSPTYKQRNEDFRKLFKQLPDSERLIVDYSCALQRDILLQGRLYVSENWICFYSNIFRWETLLTVRLKDICSMTKEKTARLIPNAIQLCTDNDKHFFTSFGARDRTYMMMFRLWQNALLEKPLCPKELWHFVHQCYGNELGLTSDDEDYVPPDDDFNTMGYCEELPVEENDANDAATLAKSPDAKGDTSPLLSPRAFPNNALPCPGALDPLLPFDLANVDEFSVCLPDGEVLSLPLPRLDNQSSGHSSPAASPSLDFNDNEDLPTELSDSSGTHDEGEVQAFHEDLNGRQYINEVYQFSVDKLYDILFTESTFMRDFLEQRRFSDVVYHPWKKDKEETGNQTREIMYTISLTNPLAPKTATVTETQTLYKASQESECYIIDAEVIAHDVPYHDYFYTLNRYMLTRVAKNKCRLRVSTELRYKKQPWGLVKGFIERNFWSGLDEYFRHLELELSKVEAVLAESHRQSPKARALRAGALRRRKRPLVHLRPPHLDEALSPVTTPEDEEEVTHCHRIKHVAGSTQTRHIPDHVPGGLALYSVSKLLLIISFVICISLVLLVFLNMMLFYKLWMLEYTTQSLTSWHGLRPQESKLPQTQLEWAQLLESQQRYHDDELQKWKEIIKSSVMLLDEMKDSLLKLQKGIGLRDYNPESEEKRSRYH
- the gramd1ba gene encoding protein Aster-B isoform X4 gives rise to the protein MSQLLVGQKIMTETLRLPSFQVQAPGDWEPQNGDPGSGGPAGMEKLELRSGAGDPSALSSSATPSLRRKRFKMRRMKNVQSESGMTPAESVPAAAARSEVMSKGQGSHSFSGAMEYLQLPSIEITPSSDEDTAANWSSCSTPSASPRRKRFLLRRWLNVREKKEPSSDSRENSLHSSHEEDPARFLTPHSREESTASNSNRSTPACSPVLRHRSRSPTPQQSLEPSGENMVEKGHLDPPSDKDKSPSTPEQVVQRTYSQSVHSATRSHGGKNSKKSQSWYNVLSPTYKQRNEDFRKLFKQLPDSERLIVDYSCALQRDILLQGRLYVSENWICFYSNIFRWETLLTVRLKDICSMTKEKTARLIPNAIQLCTDNDKHFFTSFGARDRTYMMMFRLWQNALLEKPLCPKELWHFVHQCYGNELGLTSDDEDYVPPDDDFNTMGYCEELPVEENDANDAATLAKSPDAKGDTSPLLSPRAFPNNALPCPGALDPLLPFDLANVDEFSVCLPDGEVLSLPLPRLDNQSSGHSSPAASPSLDFNDNEDLPTELSDSSGTHDEGEVQAFHEDLNGRQYINEVYQFSVDKLYDILFTESTFMRDFLEQRRFSDVVYHPWKKDKEETGNQTREIMYTISLTNPLAPKTATVTETQTLYKASQESECYIIDAEVIAHDVPYHDYFYTLNRYMLTRVAKNKCRLRVSTELRYKKQPWGLVKGFIERNFWSGLDEYFRHLELELSKVEAVLAESHRQSPKARALRAGALRRRKRPLVHLRPPHLDEALSPVTTPEDEEEVTHCHRIKHVAGSTQTRHIPDHVPGGLALYSVSKLLLIISFVICISLVLLVFLNMMLFYKLWMLEYTTQSLTSWHGLRPQESKLPQTQLEWAQLLESQQRYHDDELQKWKEIIKSSVMLLDEMKDSLLKLQKGIGLRDYNPESEEKRSRYH
- the gramd1ba gene encoding protein Aster-B isoform X5, with translation MSQLLVGQKIMTETLRLPSFQVQAPGDWEPQNGDPGSGGPAGMEKLELRSGAGDPSALSSSATPSLRRKRFKMRRMKNVQSESGMTPAESVPAAAARSEVMSKGQGSHSFSGAMEYLQLPSIEITPSSDEDTAANWSSCSTPSASPRRKRFLLRRWLNVREKKEPSSDSRENSLHSSHEEDPARFLTPHSREESTASNSNRSTPACSPVLRHRSRSPTPQQSLEPSGENMVEKGHLDPPSDKDKSPSTPEQVVQRTYSQSVHSATRSHGGKNSKKSQSWYNVLSPTYKQRNEDFRKLFKQLPDSERLIVDYSCALQRDILLQGRLYVSENWICFYSNIFRWETLLTVRLKDICSMTKEKTARLIPNAIQLCTDNDKHFFTSFGARDRTYMMMFRLWQNALLEKPLCPKELWHFVHQCYGNELGLTSDDEDYVPPDDDFNTMGYCEELPVEENDANDAATLAKSPDAKGDTSPLLSPRAFPNNALPCPGALDPLLPFDLANVDEFSVCLPDGEVLSLPLPRLDNQSSGHSSPAASPSLDFNDNEDLPTELSDSSGTHDEGEVQAFHEDLNGRQYINEVYQFSVDKLYDILFTESTFMRDFLEQRRFSDVVYHPWKKDKEETGNQTREIMYTISLTNPLAPKTATVTETQTLYKASQESECYIIDAEVIAHDVPYHDYFYTLNRYMLTRVAKNKCRLRVSTELRYKKQPWGLVKGFIERNFWSGLDEYFRHLELELSKVEAVLAESHRQSPKARALRAGALRRRKRPLVHLRPPHLDEALSPVTTPEDEEEVTHCHRIKHVAGSTQTRHIPDHVPGGLALYSVSKLLLIISFVLVLLVFLNMMLFYKLWMLEYTTQSLTSWHGLRPQESKLPQTQLEWAQLLESQQRYHDDELQKWKEIIKSSVMLLDEMKDSLLKLQKGIGLRDYNPESEEKRSRYH